The proteins below are encoded in one region of Halocatena salina:
- a CDS encoding redox-regulated ATPase YchF gives MTAGSLSLALAGKPNAGKSTFFRAATLADVEIGNYPFTTIDANRGVTHVRTDCPCLDREQRCDSENCHNGIRFVPVELLDVAGLVPGAHEGRGLGNQFLDALSNADAVLNVVDASGGTNAEGEPVEVGAYDPVRDVDFVREEMDLWLAGIVDRNWETVERQSRSPDFNLEDALTELLTGFGASEPSVAATLRNVTYPDDPRSWTDEDRERLARELRARTKPILVVGNKADIADTEAIDRLRDVASDVVPTTAEGELALRQASDAGAIEYEPGNPDFAVVGDLTAEQQEGLERIRSVMNDWDGTGVQRALNTAVYDHLDYITVYPVQNETNWTDGQDTVLPDAVLLPQGATPVDLAYAVHSDIGDGYLHAVDARDGRRVSDDHELSEGDVIKVVSTN, from the coding sequence ATGACCGCCGGCTCTCTTTCGCTCGCGCTTGCCGGAAAGCCCAATGCGGGAAAATCGACCTTTTTCCGTGCGGCGACGCTGGCCGACGTCGAGATCGGGAACTATCCGTTCACGACGATCGATGCCAACCGCGGCGTCACTCATGTCCGCACCGATTGCCCGTGTCTCGACCGCGAACAACGGTGTGATAGCGAGAACTGCCACAACGGGATCCGTTTCGTGCCAGTGGAACTGCTCGATGTGGCCGGGTTGGTCCCCGGCGCACACGAAGGACGTGGTCTCGGCAACCAGTTTCTAGACGCGCTCTCGAACGCCGATGCCGTCCTCAACGTCGTTGACGCCAGTGGCGGAACGAACGCCGAAGGCGAACCCGTCGAAGTCGGCGCGTACGATCCCGTTCGAGACGTGGATTTCGTTCGGGAGGAGATGGATCTCTGGCTGGCAGGGATCGTCGATCGGAACTGGGAAACCGTCGAACGACAGTCTCGGTCCCCTGATTTCAACCTCGAGGACGCGCTCACGGAGCTGTTGACCGGCTTCGGTGCGAGCGAGCCATCGGTTGCGGCCACCCTCCGAAACGTGACGTATCCTGATGATCCTCGGTCATGGACCGACGAGGACCGCGAACGACTCGCTCGCGAGCTTCGAGCGCGCACGAAACCGATCCTCGTCGTCGGAAACAAAGCCGACATCGCGGACACTGAGGCTATCGACCGACTCCGGGACGTAGCGAGCGATGTCGTTCCCACGACGGCAGAGGGCGAGCTAGCCCTCCGACAAGCCAGCGACGCAGGTGCTATCGAGTACGAACCCGGTAATCCCGACTTTGCTGTCGTCGGGGATCTCACTGCCGAACAACAGGAGGGGCTCGAACGCATTCGATCAGTCATGAACGATTGGGACGGGACGGGCGTCCAACGCGCGCTAAACACGGCCGTGTACGACCATCTCGACTACATCACCGTCTATCCCGTCCAAAACGAGACCAACTGGACCGACGGACAGGATACGGTCCTTCCAGACGCTGTGCTCCTCCCACAGGGCGCTACGCCGGTAGATCTCGCGTACGCCGTCCACTCCGACATCGGTGATGGCTATCTTCACGCGGTTGACGCACGGGACGGCCGCCGCGTGAGCGACGACCACGAGCTTTCTGAGGGTGACGTGATCAAGGTCGTCAGCACGAACTAG
- a CDS encoding polymer-forming cytoskeletal protein, protein MSIRGEALDRLVIPDGTTVEERDLVADGDVIIGGQSTVEFGVRGRTVIAGERTVFGGSIESRADCRLDMWCEIQGNVLVGADAYIGERAYVGGQLMVSGDLDIGDEVTIEEGFEASGWIVIRNPMPSIVFLFIYLSHLLRIGEEDAAQTVASELLSEDEDAPDPLVIPKGSRVNDDTWRVSTRGEIGDDCRLHGNIRATALDIGANNEVFGSLRTKRCITIGKGTCIHGDVTTRHGTVTVAEGAEIRGDVSCGDLDLHENAHIDGSIRASGEMSITNEPLVDVDVPELDPA, encoded by the coding sequence GTGTCGATTCGCGGCGAAGCGCTTGACCGGCTCGTCATTCCCGATGGAACGACGGTCGAGGAACGCGACCTCGTGGCCGATGGCGACGTGATCATCGGTGGACAGAGCACGGTCGAGTTCGGGGTGCGAGGACGAACTGTTATCGCCGGTGAGCGCACCGTCTTTGGTGGATCGATCGAGTCCAGAGCGGACTGTCGACTCGACATGTGGTGTGAGATTCAGGGCAACGTCCTGGTCGGAGCCGACGCCTACATCGGCGAACGGGCCTACGTCGGCGGCCAGTTGATGGTGTCCGGCGATCTCGACATCGGTGATGAAGTGACTATCGAAGAGGGATTCGAAGCCAGCGGATGGATCGTCATCCGGAATCCGATGCCCTCGATCGTCTTTCTGTTCATCTATCTCTCTCATTTGCTCCGGATCGGAGAGGAGGATGCCGCCCAAACGGTTGCCTCCGAGCTACTGAGCGAAGACGAGGACGCACCGGATCCGCTCGTCATTCCGAAGGGATCGCGCGTGAACGATGATACGTGGCGCGTTTCGACCCGCGGCGAGATCGGGGACGACTGTCGATTACACGGCAACATCCGTGCGACGGCGCTCGATATCGGTGCAAACAACGAGGTGTTCGGAAGCCTCCGAACGAAACGGTGTATCACGATCGGGAAAGGCACCTGCATCCACGGCGACGTGACCACCCGCCATGGGACGGTCACCGTCGCCGAAGGGGCGGAGATACGGGGCGATGTGAGCTGTGGCGATCTCGACCTCCACGAAAACGCCCACATCGACGGCTCGATCCGCGCCAGCGGTGAAATGTCGATCACGAACGAGCCGCTGGTCGACGTTGATGTTCCCGAGCTTGATCCCGCGTAG
- a CDS encoding DUF5800 family protein, with protein MTVLSFDEHGVDVVYQGTEFRLERQLIEDATEKSYPNVTDHEVLKIIEENPALEGEPRRIQDIIR; from the coding sequence ATGACCGTTCTTTCGTTCGACGAGCACGGCGTCGATGTCGTCTATCAGGGAACCGAGTTTCGGCTCGAACGCCAACTCATCGAGGACGCGACCGAAAAGTCGTATCCGAACGTCACCGATCACGAGGTGTTGAAGATCATCGAGGAAAACCCAGCGCTAGAGGGTGAGCCTCGCCGGATCCAGGACATCATTCGATGA